In Bacillus rossius redtenbacheri isolate Brsri chromosome 11, Brsri_v3, whole genome shotgun sequence, the DNA window ATATTATTTTCGAAGGAAATTTGCTTTccttaaataaacatattaaatgcTTTTTTGGATGCAATGTTTATTATCctgcaacagtttttttttacgtttacgaCTTTTTATCGTAATTCTGCACAACTCTGCTTTTTGAAGCAATAGGAATTAGGAAAGTATGCAAATCTGTTCAAAGTACCAAATCTGTCACTCTGCAGCATTTATACAGATGTCTTCAATATATATTCCAACCATGTTATAGAagaattgtaacatttttttttaaaaaaaccatgctaaacaaaatccaaaaaaatattcatacaatcctatttgtttgtacttcaaaagtgtttaacagGGTCCGAACAAGTAAATTTGTAGGCTTTATACAACTCTTCCCTAACTTTGCTTGTGTACTTTAAAATGTGaatacctacatttttttttatagtcgTAATGAAAGTCACCATAAGCCTATATGATAACCTTGTGAAATATAACCCAATAGAAAAACTATTTAATGTTCcttatcacatatccaagttaatattttgatcctgatggcatgatcctgtggtacatgatgcttgctgtttttaaGATCCTGGCCGAACAAAAGCTTGAATATCATGTTGCAAACAAACCATGTAAGGTTTTGTGGCAATATTTAAGTTATAcgtctaatgcgacttccaacaagatTGCggtaaacgtttaacgctaccatggagaattatttgcatacaattaaaaactattttttaatgatgccaaagaagtataacttctcacgcgcgtacctaagtacacgcacccatttttttttctttagttttcaaCTGACAATCGTAATTCATTGTtacaaaaacatgttttttttttttttttttttagttaaaggatctttcgatgtactaaaattaaaaaaatgcaagcATCGTGCAGCGCAGGATCGTGATCTCAGGTTCAAGGAATGAACTTGGAAACACGATACGTGCGCCTGCAGGCATGCTGGTCGGGGGCCACGGAGAGCCGAACCCCAACACCACGTGGCTGAGGAGTCGCGGCTTCTGGCTGAGCTATGTCCTCGGCATGCTCACGCTGCACCTGATCCTGCTCTGCGTCCCGCCGTTCAGCGTTGCGACGGCCTGGACCCTCACCAACCTCATACACAACGTGGTACCTACAAAACCTTTGCACCGAGCTGCCGCTTCCTCCCCGGGCGGGGTGGATACTTACATGGACGtcgcaaggatatttttttttggggggtgggggggggggggggtggaatgcaatcgatttagttgttgagggatatccatcccctggagaaaaaaaatcagggggcccgggaaaatttggggttcgaacgtgcaaaaaggtggtttttaggcatttttttttctttcctaaatattctaattatagtgggTTGcaatatgtaattaattttttataaaaaaatattttcagagaacaaatttgtaaaaacacagtgttCACATTACCatgattggactaaatgcaccatgcgcaaccgggggggggggttaggggttcaacccccccccccccccccccttagccctaaatatttaattaaatttcttattcatcactcaaacaaatttcatattaaaaattaattaaaattttaccattacaatatttaaatttaagtaccgaaaacagctaaaataccactattttacaccttaaaatccaaattttcccgggggaggacccccggcccCCCGCTTTaatctttggggggggggggggcatgcttcttaacaccccccatacacaaatcctggctacgccactgtgcacAACATATGGGTTagatcacagaaatcatattttttaatatgtataactacgaaactaaatatattattggaggggacaaattgaagacttttattattggggggggacgtgtcccccctgtcccccccggttgcgacgcccatgatacTTAAGTCGCGATTGGGAGACGCAGTGACTGTTTGTGTCTTTTGAGAGAAGCGAGACTACTCTAGGATATATTCACCGGCTCCCTGTTCCATgtttaccatttataacaataattTTGTATCCTCGTAGTTGTAAACCAAGAATAGCTAGTGTGAGAAATAACTTGTCGAGCTTTTACTCCCACACTGTAACCTCATTAGCGTTACAAGTGTCATTTGAATAAGTGAAATTGatctataattattattaatattgtaaatGTGGAAACAACTATTTGCTgtgtaataaaatgttaaatgattattttttgtgttaaactttctaaaaaaaaaatagcatcctCTGTTTTTTTCTAGCTAGTACACAAGTTTTTTTATGCTAGGTTCTAGCTCACTTGTTTGTTTGCATGACCAATGATTGCTACAACCCTTCAGTGTAAACGggattttcattttcttgctcgCAAAATCTGTGCACGGGTTCTAGTTTGATGCCTTTGTGGGGTGAAGATATTGTCTCTTGCAGTGCCACCTGGTGTTCCTCCACACACTGAAGGGGGCGCCGTGGATACCCCAAGATCAAGGGGCCTGCCGCCAGTACACACATTGGGAGCAGATAGACGACGGGCAGCAGTTCACGACAACCAGGAAGTTCCTCTTCGTAGTCCCCGTAGTCCTGTGAGCTACTGCATACTGTATTGTTTTAACGTTGTGGTGGGATAGCGGTAGCTTATAGTGTTTGTAGTGTTGTGCTGTATTTGCTAGATTTTATGACCCGAAAAAGGAATGATAAATAACTTAactaaataacaaacaaaaaatttttttttgttaagtttgttCTCATAGTTTGTacctaataaaacaaaatttaatttaatttaattacacaaaattCACTAAGCAGTAAACTCTTTAAACATTTGTTGAAAGTAGTTCCATTTAAAATTTAGTAGGGTGGTTATttcaattacaaaatttttttttatgtatcctCAGATTTACAATTAGGGTATTTTAACATCATTAAAAGAAACAATAGCATAGTAAACTGTCGCTAAATAATTGAACACATGCTATGGTTTTGAGTATAAGGGAGGGGGAAGGGCATGGTGCAGACAACTGGTAGGGGGCAAAATTTATGGGTtcgtgtcaccgacatgctagtgacgtgtttcgccagactggcgacgcgcagcggcctatGTAcatgcatatatacactaatacattgtatatacttgactgtatcatgtgcatgttggactctttttggatgggtaaaatcttgtgagttcgcgtcaccgacatgctgtattAGCAGTAAGTGAtgttaaattgaccacgtgaaaagtttaatttgtgtatactgtgcattacccagtgaacacatgacctaggtctgacatcactagtaagtcatagctaggtaatgaattttcaCAATTCTGCAATGTTACAACACTTTATAACGCTCTTATTTCTGCCtcatttgtgttatttttttattataaaatttaggttttataattttcactgtcaaacatttattaaaaaaaaaatttgtacttgcAGAccgttttgtttattttttcagaCTTTAAAGAACCTATAATTGGCTGTTGAGTAATTTATCAAGAAATTCAGTAATTCAATTATTGTCCACGCGAAACATCTAGGCCTTTAATTAGCATTGTTATAGTTTTCTGTGTACACTTGAGGTGTCATGATTGTCAGCTATGTTGATCGGCCCCGTTCTGAGGACCAGTGACGAGTCGATCCAGCTGCCAAGAAGTTTGGCCCGGACAGTACCTGCCGTGTGTGAAGTGCTACATGTGCTGCCTCTGTTCACCCAGGTTCATCCTCACCAGTTACTACACGAGCTACGCGACAGGCCACTTCCTCGTCAACTTCCCGTCCATGATGGTGGTTGTCGTGCCGAAGCTGCCTCAGTTCCACGGTGTGCGGCTGTTTGGCATCAACAAGTACTAGCGCGACTGCCCAAGACAATTCGAGGGACGTTATGCACGGCATTGCAGTGCAGGAACCAAAAATGagctaacaattatttttattacgttgGTATTATTAAAACAAGGGTTCCTATTTCGTTAAGACACCCCACCGTTTGCAAGCAAGTTCACTGTGATGCTGGTCGAGAAAATGGCATGGTCACCTTCAAGTGTATGAAATTATAGTAATCTAAGAAGTGCTATGGTCATTGCTGTTCTCGTGGGgtgcaacaaaattttaattgtttttttaagctTTTGCCTTAAATGAAGTGAACATTCCTGGAATTAAGGTTGTGTTGATACTTTGTTACTTGTGCATTCACATCATTTCTTCCAACAAACCATGAGTAAATAGACACAATGCAAGAGCCAACTGACATGCATCTTGTGTGTGGTGAAGTTGTTCTGAAGAGTTCTACAGGCACCACGCGAGCCAAATAAACTTAACGTTATGTTTGATGGCTCAGTGTTTGGGAGAAGCGACACTATCAAGAGAGCGCCGCAGtagcaaggaaaaaaaactgtaacgcATATGTTGAGATGAATTCGCAAAATTTATTACTAGTGTCATGTATGTAAAATTCTTATCATTACACACACTTTTGAAGAATGATTTAAATCATAAATTTATTGAAGCAGTAGGCAGGAAAGAAGTTACAAAGGTTGTGAATTTGATGGGTTACATGTTCCTGAATTTTACATAACTTATTTCTTGATATGTGATCCcttgaaaagttacaaaaaatgttCTAATGGTGTTATAGAAAATGTAGTCAGTGTAGTAAATGATTTCCAGTATTCAGAAGTACATTATGTAGATTTCATGACCTTAATTTGTACACTATATGTCTTACATACAATGTAAACACCTCGACGCAGTAAATTAAGTGTCAGACTGTCTGAGCTACATACAGTAAACTGTTATTTAACAGAAACTGTTCCTCTGTATGGATGAATACAACTCGATTCTGATCCATTTATACCCTTAATGTGAAAATTTAATTACAACTGAAAGCCATGTTTACACATCTCTATTGAGTGAAATAAAACATTCTGATGATGCGATTTTTACGCTTTTGTAGATAACTAAAGATAAGATTGTATGGTAGTCCAATTTTGTTTTCCAATcagaatattttttgttgttattttttttttaatataaattctgttttgtaatacttattccATTGCTGCATTTTTAAGATTAAATAGTTTGTATTAAGTTTgtttaaaacagatacattccgaacaataataaaaaaaattcattaacacTTGTAGTTAAAAACTGATGTTTCGTGCCCACGCCACAATCAAAGGGCACCAACATCAGTTGCCCATGCTCCGACGCCCTGTGTGTGCATGCGAACCCACTACGCATCAAGCTTAATCTTAAATTATAATGTtgtgatttaaaaaaactttttatttcataGTCATAGAGTACCTGCATATGATATGACTAGAAAGTACACAGCTTGTGCACATTCAATGTTTAATCAACTTCAAGTATCATTGATGTATAAATTGTTCACTTCATTGGACAAATAGACTAAGTATTAGGGAAGAAAATAgtacaattatttcataaaacaaattaatatttgtaaaaaaatgagTGATCATACACAATATTAGGGGGtggtaaacattttttaaaaataattagttgtAGCATTGTGGGACTACgtataataataaaatagcaaatatttaaacacaagttgcaaatgttttattttctatAGTTGGTATATGCTATGCTAAGTTgctataaactaatttttttaataacaattcttaaataGTCAAAATTACAAACATTGTCTACTAGACAAAAATATACATGGTATTTTGCAGAAACCacattttgaaacaaaacaaatgcacaGCATTTTCAGCAAAGAACTTGACTGAAAATTTTCACAGTGGTCAAGTGAACTGAGGACAAACAATCATATTTATTAAGCAAGACATAACACACTTAAACAACAGCCAAGGAGAATTACTGAAGAAACAAGCTATGCGAGAACTGCTATGTTCCTTCCAGGTAGGCACCCCAGAATAGTAACAAGCCTAAAAACCTTTGCTAATTTTAATAACAGATTtcttgaaataatatattttttttaaattcttagttAAATGGTAGCCAACAACTTACATAACAAGTAAAGTTCCAGATGAGATGATACTTCATACAAATAAACTAGTCAATCGattataaacacaaaaaattatgaaaacacattaattaTATTCTTTGTTTTTATCATGTTTAACTGAAGTAAAAAGCAATCCAAGACACATCTCGGTGGGCAATTA includes these proteins:
- the LOC134536955 gene encoding ORM1-like protein; translated protein: MLVGGHGEPNPNTTWLRSRGFWLSYVLGMLTLHLILLCVPPFSVATAWTLTNLIHNVCHLVFLHTLKGAPWIPQDQGACRQYTHWEQIDDGQQFTTTRKFLFVVPVVLFILTSYYTSYATGHFLVNFPSMMVVVVPKLPQFHGVRLFGINKY